One Papaver somniferum cultivar HN1 chromosome 10, ASM357369v1, whole genome shotgun sequence genomic window carries:
- the LOC113315974 gene encoding actin-depolymerizing factor 1-like: protein MKQQAQQPGSSEYEQESEFEIKEEEEKEEDMEKNGRGGWNLYSVLILVGPANAALGIAVHDDCKQRFLELKEKRTFRFVMYKIEEKDKQKQIILEKLGESAESYENCQKRKVFFIYWSHDTTRRELDGIQVELQATDPTEMDLDVIRSRAF from the exons ATGAAACAACAAGCACAGCAGCCTGGTTCTTCTGAATATGAGCAGGAAAGTGAATTTGAAATCAAAGAGGAGGAAGAGAAAGAGGAAGATATGGAGAAGAATGGGAGAGGAGGTTGGAATTTGTATTCGGTATTGATTCTTGTTGGTCCT GCTAATGCAGCGTTGGGGATTGCTGTGCACGATGATTGCAAACAAAGGTTTTTGGAATTGAAGGAAAAAAGGACTTTCCGTTTTGTTATGTACAAAATTGAAGAGAAGGATAAGCAAAAGCAAATTATTCTGGAGAAGCTTGGCGAGTCAGCTGAAAGCTACGAGAATTGCCAAAAGAGAAAGGTTTTCTTCATTTATT GGTCTCATGATACCACAAGG AGAGAGCTTGACGGAATTCAGGTAGAGTTGCAAGCAACTGATCCTACTGAGATGGATCTTGATGTCATTAGAAGCCGAGCTTTTTAA